Genomic segment of Helicobacter enhydrae:
ATTGGCGTGGTTGATGGAGGGAGAGAAAGTAGATCGATTGGTGGGAGTTTGTAATCTTTGGGGATTTCCAAAACCCCTTTGTCGATATTTTGCAACAACGCCTCATTCTCCGCAAGTGAGGTGATATGCGGTCTTGTGGGGAGGGGTTTTTGTGGCTTTGCCAATCGTTCTTTTGAGAATTCTGTGGGTGTGGATCCTGCAAGTGGGGATTCGCGTGTCTCAATGGGTGAGGTTTCTACGAGTGGAGTCTCTTGGAGCGGAGAATCTGCAAGTGGGGATTCTGTGGGTGAAGCCTCTTGGAATGGATTGGGTATAGAGGGTGGCTCTATGGTAGAGAGATCTTGGGGCGGAGTGGTGGGCGATTGGGTGGTGGGTGGCACTATTGTTTCTGTAGTGGAGAGTGGCTCTAGATCTTGGGGGGCGGGGTGCGTGGTTTGTGGGGTTTGCGTCTTTGGCTCTGTCTCTTGTTTGATTTTTTGCAACAGATCCCCTGTCGAGCTAAGGTTGGAGTTGAGGAACTGGCTCAAATCGATATGGCTGAAAGGGTTCTCTGTCGTCTCTTGTGGGCGTGTGTCCTCATCGACGATTTTGATCTGTGTGGGTTGTTGCTGAAGTTTTTTTGTCACGATGTATTCTTGGATTTTGATATCTTTTTCGTCCATTGGATTCTCCTTTTTTTTGTTTAGAAATGGCAGGATATTGGTTTTCTCAGGTGTGGGTGGGGTGATGGGGGTGAGATCGATGTTTTGTGTCAATGGTGGAGGCGTGTGGGTCTGAAAAGGGGGCTTGTCTTTGAGGTTTTCTAGATTGGGCATTTGGGGGGTTTGCAGGATTGGGAGATCGAGATTTTTCTCTTGGGGTTTGGGCTTGTGTTTGAATCGTTGCATTAGCATTTTGATGGTTGTGAGCATCAGCTCAAAGCCCTGCATTGCAAAGATAGATATATGGTGATAAGCCTTTTTGTAAAATGGTGGGAAATGCTTGGAGCTATAAAAAGAGATGAAGCATAGATTTGCCCCCAAAAAGCACAACAAAAAAATGCCAAAACCTCCAAGAAAGGGCTTGAGTGTCTGAATGATGGAGTCGCCGATGACGCCGTATGTGTCGCCCAAGAATAGATTTTGAGTGATGAGGCAAATCATCCCAGCCAAAATGCTAGTGAGGCATAGCTCGATTTTTCTAAATGTGATTTTGGGATCTTTGTGGTAGAGATATGTCGCATAGGCAAGGGCGATGGGCAATGCAAATGCCAATAGCCCAAAGATGTTGAAGCTAAAATCAAAAATCTCTTTGCCCCAACTCCCCATTAGCCCAAATCCACCCACAACAATTGCAATGAAATAAAAAAGAAACAATGCATAAAGCCCAAAAAATAAATATTTGATTGTGAATCCTTAGTAGATAGATTGGTTTAAATTTTGTGATTCTATAATATTTTGTATAGATATTGAAATTTTCACCAAGAATACACGATGCCAAAAGTTGGATTCTCAATAAACTAAAAATATTTTATTCCCCATAAAGTAGAATTTGATTTTTAAGTTGTGAAATTTTTGATTAAAATTACATAATGTTGAAAATATCACTCTAGTGTATGGGAGAGAAGATGAAATATATCAAGTTTTTTAAAGAACTCAACAACAAAGATGTCCCGATTGTTGGTGGCAAAAATGCGAGTATCGGAGAGATGTTTCAAGAATTGTTGCCTGTAGGAATCAAAGTCCCAAATGGATTTGCAATCACGAGCGAGGCATATTGGTATTTGCTTGATAGTGCGGGGATTAGGGAGCAAATCATTTCACTTCTCAAAGATGTAGATCCCACTGATATTGATGTGCTCAAAGTGAGAGCAAAACAAATCCGCGATTTGATCTTCCAAACGCCACTGTCCACAGATCTCAAAGATGAGATTTTGCAAGCTTATAAAATTTTGAGCCAAGAATACAATATGGATGAGGCTGATGTGGCTGTGCGTAGCTCTGCGACTGCTGAAGATTTGCCCGATGCGTCTTTTGCAGGTCAGCAAGACACTTATCTAAGTGTCAAAGGACAAGGCGAGCTCATCCACTATGTGAAATCTTGTTTTGCCTCTCTTTTTACTGATCGTGCGATTAGCTATCGTGCTTCAAGAGGGTTTGATCATTTCAAAGTCGCTTTGAGTGTGGGGGTGCAAAAAATGGTGCGTGCTGACAAAGGAAGTGCGGGGGTGATGTTTTCGATTGATACAGAGACAGGGTTTAGAGATGCGGTGTTGATCACTTCAAGCTGGGGACTTGGAGAAAATGTCGTCGGTGGAACGGTCAATCCTGATGAATTTTATGTGTTTAAACCTACGCTTTTGGAGGGCAAACGCCCAATCATCAAACGCCAATTAGGGCACAAGCACCAAAAAATGGTCTATGCCCCCAAAGGAAGCTCACATCCAACCAAAAACATCCCCACAACTCAAGAGGAATACCACTCTTTCTCTATCAACAATGAAGATATTTTGAAACTTGCGCGTTATGCGATCTTGATCGAAGAGCACTATAGCAAGGAAGCTGGAGAATATCGTCCGATGGATATGGAATGGGCAAAAGATGGCGAGAGTGGAGAGCTTTTCATCGTGCAAGCGCGTCCTGAAACCGTGCAAAGCCAAGCACTCAAAAAAGATGGTGGGCAAAGATTAGAAAAATATCGCTTCAAGCAAGAAGTTCCAAAAAGCGAGGTGATACTCAAAGGTATCGCTATTGGTGGGAAAATCGGAAGTGGCAAGGTGAGAATCATCAATGATATTGAGCATATGGGTTCTTTCAATGAGGGTGAGATTTTGGTCACAGACAACACCGATCCAGATTGGGAACCTGCGATGAAAAAGGCTGCGGCTGTGATCACCAATCGAGGTGGTCGGACTTGTCACGCAGCGATCGTGGCTAGAGAGATCGGAGTGCCTACAATTGTGGGTGCATTGGGTGCAACAGAGAGGCTTTATAATGGACTAGAGGTCACGATTTCTTGTGCGGAGGGTGAAGAGGGGTATATTTACAATGGTATTCACCCTTATGAGGTGGAAGTGATCGAGCTTGAGCAATTTGATCAACCCAAAACCAAAATCTATCTCAATGTGGGCAATCCTGAAAAGGCTTTTGATTTTGCACGATTCCCCAACAATGGCGTTGGACTTGCGCGTATGGAGATGATCATCCTCAATCAAATCAAAGCCCACCCTCTAGCCCTTGTAGATATGCAAAACCACAAATCTGTCCGTTGTGAAGCAGACATCAAAAAACTCATCAGTGGCTATGATAGCCCCAAAGATTTTTTCATCCAAAAAATTGCTGAGGGAATGGGAATGATTGCTTCAGCTTTCTATCCCAATCCTGTGATTGTCCGCACGAGTGATTTCAAATCCAACGAATATCGTGGAATGCTCAATGGTGAAGAATATGAGCCGCGAGAAGAAAATCCAATGCTAGGCTATCGTGGGGCAAGTCGCTATTATTCCGAGCAGTATCGCCCTGCATTTGAGTGGGAATGTCAAGCGTTGGCAATGGTGAGAGATGAAATGGGATTGACAAATCTCAAAGTGATGATTCCTTTTCTTAGGACGCCAGAGGAGGGCAAAAAAGTCCTTGAGATCATGCGTCGCAATGGTTTGGAGCAAGGCAAAGATGGGTTGGAAATCTATGTGATGTGCGAATTGCCTGTGAATGTAGTTTTGGCAGATGAATTTTTGAATCTGTTTGATGGGTTTTCTATCGGATCTAACGATCTGACACAGCTAACTTTGGGAGTTGATCGCGATGGTGAGCTTGTGAGTCATATTTTTGATGAGAGAAATCCTGTGATGCTTGAAATGTTCAAAAGAGCGATTGAGGCGTGCAAAAAACGAGGGAAGTATTGTGGAATCTGCGGACAAGCCCCAAGCGATTATCCCGAAGTGGCAGAGTTTTTGGTCAAAGAAGGAATCACCTCTATCTCTCTCAACCCCGATTCCGTGCTACACACTTGGGAAAAAATACTCAAACTTGAAAAAACGCTTTAGGAGAGAGAGATGAAACAATACAATATTGCCATTGTTGGAGCTACAGGTGCTGTGGGAGAAGAGATCGCTCGTGTGCTTGAAGAAGTGGATTTCCCTATCAACAAACTATTGCCTTTGGCAAGTGCAAAAAGTGCAGGGCAGAGTGTTGAGGCATTTGGTCAAGAATGGATTGTGCAAGAATTGACACACCAAATTTTTGCAAAAGAAAACATCGAGATCGCCTTTTTTTCAGCAGGTGGCAGTGTGAGTGCGGAGTTTGCCCAAAGTGCTGTGGAGGCAGGTTGTGTGGTGATCGATAACACAAGTCATTTCCGTATGCAAAAAGACATTCCTCTTGTGGTGCCAGAGGTAAATCCTGAGATGATTCAAGCAGGAGCAGGAATCATTGCCAATCCAAATTGCTCTACGATTCAAATGGTGCAAGTGCTAAACCCTTTGCACAAACTTTTTGGGATCAAGCGTGTTGATGTCAGCACTTATCAAGCAGTTAGTGGTGCAGGGAAAAAGGGTATGGAAGAGCTTGTGACACAAATGCAGAAATTTTTTGCCTTTGAGCTTGATACTTGTGAGCCCAAAGCATTTGCACACAGAATCGCTCTCAATCTTATCCCCCATATTGATGTTTTTACAGAAAATGGCTACACCAAAGAAGAGATGAAAATGATCAATGAAACCCAAAAAATTATGCAGGTGGATTTTCCAATCAGTGCAACTTGCGTGAGAGTCCCGGTGTTGAGGAGCCATAGCGAATCGTTGAGCGTGCATTTTGAATGCGATGTAGATGTTGCAAAAGCAAGAGAGGGGCTAGAAAAGGCAGAAAATGTGGTTGTGGTTGATGAGATCCAAAACAATCTCTATCCTATGCCCTCTATTGCCACAGATACCAATGAAACTTATGTTGGGCGTATCCGTCGCGATCACTTTGATTCTAAGATTTTACATCTTTGGTGTGTGGCAGATCAGATCCGCGTCGGAGCAGCCACAAATGCAGTGCGAATCGCACAAAAATGGATTGCTTTGCAAAAGTAAGGGGAAATATGAAATTTTTACATCAGATATTTGCAAATATCTTGTGGAATTCTAGACTCTTTGTCATCTTTGCCGTTGTCTTGTCGATGGTGGGCTCGATTTTGCTTTTTTGGGTGGCAAGTGTGGATATTTTGAAAGCAGGAGCAAAAACCTATCAATACTACACAAACGGCTTGAGTGCAGGCGAAGATATC
This window contains:
- a CDS encoding aspartate-semialdehyde dehydrogenase; its protein translation is MKQYNIAIVGATGAVGEEIARVLEEVDFPINKLLPLASAKSAGQSVEAFGQEWIVQELTHQIFAKENIEIAFFSAGGSVSAEFAQSAVEAGCVVIDNTSHFRMQKDIPLVVPEVNPEMIQAGAGIIANPNCSTIQMVQVLNPLHKLFGIKRVDVSTYQAVSGAGKKGMEELVTQMQKFFAFELDTCEPKAFAHRIALNLIPHIDVFTENGYTKEEMKMINETQKIMQVDFPISATCVRVPVLRSHSESLSVHFECDVDVAKAREGLEKAENVVVVDEIQNNLYPMPSIATDTNETYVGRIRRDHFDSKILHLWCVADQIRVGAATNAVRIAQKWIALQK
- the ppsA gene encoding pyruvate, water dikinase → MKYIKFFKELNNKDVPIVGGKNASIGEMFQELLPVGIKVPNGFAITSEAYWYLLDSAGIREQIISLLKDVDPTDIDVLKVRAKQIRDLIFQTPLSTDLKDEILQAYKILSQEYNMDEADVAVRSSATAEDLPDASFAGQQDTYLSVKGQGELIHYVKSCFASLFTDRAISYRASRGFDHFKVALSVGVQKMVRADKGSAGVMFSIDTETGFRDAVLITSSWGLGENVVGGTVNPDEFYVFKPTLLEGKRPIIKRQLGHKHQKMVYAPKGSSHPTKNIPTTQEEYHSFSINNEDILKLARYAILIEEHYSKEAGEYRPMDMEWAKDGESGELFIVQARPETVQSQALKKDGGQRLEKYRFKQEVPKSEVILKGIAIGGKIGSGKVRIINDIEHMGSFNEGEILVTDNTDPDWEPAMKKAAAVITNRGGRTCHAAIVAREIGVPTIVGALGATERLYNGLEVTISCAEGEEGYIYNGIHPYEVEVIELEQFDQPKTKIYLNVGNPEKAFDFARFPNNGVGLARMEMIILNQIKAHPLALVDMQNHKSVRCEADIKKLISGYDSPKDFFIQKIAEGMGMIASAFYPNPVIVRTSDFKSNEYRGMLNGEEYEPREENPMLGYRGASRYYSEQYRPAFEWECQALAMVRDEMGLTNLKVMIPFLRTPEEGKKVLEIMRRNGLEQGKDGLEIYVMCELPVNVVLADEFLNLFDGFSIGSNDLTQLTLGVDRDGELVSHIFDERNPVMLEMFKRAIEACKKRGKYCGICGQAPSDYPEVAEFLVKEGITSISLNPDSVLHTWEKILKLEKTL